The region ACCGCGCGCACTGATCAACAGCACCGGTGGGGTCAGCCCCAGTACGCCCCGCGCGCCATTTTCGACGAACTCACGGACCTGTGACTTCTGCTCGGTGGTCTCCAGGAGGTCGGCCTTGTTGACCACCATGATGACCTGCCGCCCCCAGCGTGCGGCCAGAGACAGGAACTGCCGCTCGGACTCGGTAAAGGGCCGGTCGGCGCTCGTCAGGAACAGCACCAGATCCGCCCGGGGCAGAAAACCTTCGGTGAGCGCCTGATGCTGGCGGATGATCGCATTGGTGCCGGGTGTGTCCACCAGCGCCACCCCTTCGAGGCTGGGCAGCGGATAGGTGAGGCGGCTGACAAAGGGATCACGCGTGGGCTCCATCTGTCCGGGCTGCTCGCCGTGCACCAGCACGTAGATACGGTCGGTGGTGGGCGTGACACCCTCGGGCAGCACCTGGGCTCCCAGCAGGGCGTTGACGAAGCTGCTCTTGCCGGCGTTGAACTCCCCGACCACGACCAGCAGGAAGGTTTCATCCAGGGCGCGCGCCGCCGTGCGGGCGTGCTCCAGCGCCTCGGGCGGAGCTCCATGCACCTCCAGGAAGGCCTGCACGTCGCTCAGCAACACCCGTTCACGGGAAAGAAGGTCCTGCACGCGGTCAGAGACGAGCATATGTCCTCCAGCCTACCCGCGCAGAGCGCGACGGACCTTAGCGTTTCGTGCACGGAAGGGACAGTCCGGCGCAGCACGTCCAATCATGTCGCTTTATTTTTTACAGTATTAGGCTAAAGTGGCACCTATGACGTGGCTCAAGCCTGTACACATTGACACGGGCGCGCAGGCGACCTTCAGCGAGTTCCTGCAGGACCTCGAGGCCCGGCTCCTCGATCCCGCCACGGACCGCCACGTGCTGACCCGCGACCTGCTGGCCCAGATCATGTATGCCCGCAGCTACCCCGACCTGCTGGCCGACGCGCCGCTGGCAGCCCTGAACCTCGACCCCCGCAACGTCACGTTTGAGGCCGAGTACTACATGGCCACCGACGCCGAGAAGTTTGCGGCTGTCAAGCCTCTGCTGTGGCTGTGGAAAAGCCTCGACATGACGCCTATGGGCCAGAATCCGGTGACCGGCATTCCGGTGCGCCGGTTGCTGGCCGAGCGGATCTTCAAGCGGGTGGGGCGCAACTTCAAGTGCTGGCAGAACGTGGAATTCAGCGTCGGGTACAACATGGAGGTCGGAGACGATGTCGTCGTGCACCGCCATGTCCTGCTGGACGATATCGGGGGCATCGAGCTGCACGACGGGGCGAGCATCAGCGACTACGTGAACGTGTACAGCCACACCCACAGCGTGCTCGACGGCCCGGACGTGACGCTGCGCCGGACCGTGATCGGGCGCGGCGCGCGCATCACGTACCACAGCACCATCCTGGCTGGCAGCGTGGTCAGTGATGACGCCATGCTGGCCACCCACGCCCTGCTGCGCGGAGACATTCCGCCGCACGGTATCGCCATGGGGATTCCGGCCCGCACGACCCGCTACAAGGTGCGTCCGAAACAGGAAATCCATGTCGATGCCCGGACCCACCCGCATGACGCCGGTCGAAAGGCCAACCCGCAGTTTCCTGATCCCACACCCAACCAGACCAGCACATCCGCAGAGACTGACCTGGTGACCAACGAACGCTGAAGCATCTGCCTCTTCGTATGGCAGCAAGAAATGGACCCGGGAGCTTTCCCTGGGTCCATTTCTTGCTGCTTACAGTTCGGTGGTGTCGCCTGGGTTGAGGACGCGCACATCGGCCCCAAAGGCCTGGCCCTCACGGGCGAAGACCTGGGGGTCCCCGGTCAGGGGCGGAAAGGTCGCGTAATGCATCGGAATGGCCACCCGGGGGCGCAGCAGTTCCAGGCAGCGGGCGGCTTCCTCCGGTCCCATGGTGTAGTGGTCGCCGATAGGCAGTATTGCGGCGTCCAGGCCCCGGTCACCGATCAGGCGCATGTCGCTGAACAGGCAGGTGTCGCCCGCGTGGTAGAGGCGCTTGCCGCCCATCTCGACCACCAGACCGGTGGGCATGCCGCCGTAGGTGCCGTCCGGAAACGAACTGCTGTGCCACGCCGGCGTCAGCGTCACGCTGCCCCACTCGGCGCGGTAGGTGCCGCCGATGTTCATGCCCACCGCCTGGGCCGCTCCGTGCTGCTGGGCATACCCA is a window of Deinococcus deserti VCD115 DNA encoding:
- a CDS encoding acyltransferase, with product MTWLKPVHIDTGAQATFSEFLQDLEARLLDPATDRHVLTRDLLAQIMYARSYPDLLADAPLAALNLDPRNVTFEAEYYMATDAEKFAAVKPLLWLWKSLDMTPMGQNPVTGIPVRRLLAERIFKRVGRNFKCWQNVEFSVGYNMEVGDDVVVHRHVLLDDIGGIELHDGASISDYVNVYSHTHSVLDGPDVTLRRTVIGRGARITYHSTILAGSVVSDDAMLATHALLRGDIPPHGIAMGIPARTTRYKVRPKQEIHVDARTHPHDAGRKANPQFPDPTPNQTSTSAETDLVTNER
- a CDS encoding metal-dependent hydrolase, producing MQIRFLGQSAFLLQAGDHRVLIDPFLQGNPLCPVTLEEALSWKVDAVLISHAHGDHWGNALDFGRAGVPVIGTAEIGGYAQQHGAAQAVGMNIGGTYRAEWGSVTLTPAWHSSSFPDGTYGGMPTGLVVEMGGKRLYHAGDTCLFSDMRLIGDRGLDAAILPIGDHYTMGPEEAARCLELLRPRVAIPMHYATFPPLTGDPQVFAREGQAFGADVRVLNPGDTTEL